From Denitrovibrio acetiphilus DSM 12809, the proteins below share one genomic window:
- a CDS encoding histidine kinase dimerization/phospho-acceptor domain-containing protein, producing MSRIYYNSIFTKMLVLIICLVFLINILVFSVFHYYSLKLDSSSRANLEAYAVYIKDDLGLPPNKVKAAALSKKLNASVSYHSESEKWVTGQHTEDFPDDKLYPLVDSEGINVASSHGFIRFTFTEANHVLTVRILPNTSDLHELRILLLLLLGFVVIILFSAFLVIRKLLSPIKMMYSAMEIVRAGDFQHRIQHKGKDELGQLCTTFNDLSETIEQAIYSREHLIADISHELRTPLTSMRIAADMVDDKELKASLIDDISHMDKLINTVLEYSRFGFSNLTIKKNQFVILQFN from the coding sequence ATGTCTAGAATATACTACAACTCAATTTTTACTAAGATGCTTGTTCTCATTATATGCTTAGTCTTTCTAATCAATATTTTAGTTTTCAGTGTATTTCACTATTATTCACTTAAACTTGATTCTAGCTCAAGGGCTAATCTCGAGGCGTATGCCGTTTACATTAAAGACGATTTGGGCTTACCTCCTAATAAAGTCAAAGCGGCAGCGCTATCCAAGAAATTAAACGCTTCCGTTTCTTATCATTCCGAAAGTGAAAAATGGGTAACCGGACAGCACACAGAAGATTTCCCTGATGATAAACTGTATCCTTTGGTTGATAGTGAAGGGATTAACGTTGCTTCCTCTCACGGCTTTATTCGTTTTACTTTCACAGAAGCAAACCACGTCCTGACAGTAAGAATACTACCGAATACCAGTGATCTACACGAACTTAGGATTCTTCTTCTGTTATTACTTGGGTTTGTTGTAATCATTTTATTTTCAGCTTTCTTAGTTATCAGAAAATTACTTTCCCCGATAAAGATGATGTATTCTGCTATGGAAATAGTCAGAGCGGGAGATTTTCAGCACAGGATACAGCACAAAGGCAAAGACGAGCTGGGGCAGTTGTGTACAACTTTTAACGACTTATCTGAAACCATAGAACAGGCTATTTACTCCAGAGAGCATTTAATAGCAGACATAAGCCACGAACTAAGAACACCGCTTACAAGCATGAGAATCGCAGCAGACATGGTGGATGATAAAGAACTAAAAGCGTCTTTAATCGACGATATCTCTCACATGGATAAGTTAATAAATACTGTCCTTGAGTACTCCAGATTCGGTTTCTCAAATTTAACAATAAAAAAGAATCAATTTGTCATTTTGCAGTTCAATTGA
- a CDS encoding response regulator — protein sequence MSHNILIVDDDIKLCKMLSRYLRDYSYSVDVINNPLMLEKYLKSSKPSVIILDIMMPHINGFDLCKKLRKNSDIPVIMLSARGEVEDRIAGLEAGADDYLAKPFEPRELIARIYAVIKRFEHSEDTANNAAVYQYGELSIDTDKYKATMDGSNLELTKTEFIILSLMVRNPYILLSRDRLYNELTGFDCDAYNRTVDISVSRLRTKLNDDPKSPKYIKTVWGEGYMFIADKLDT from the coding sequence ATGTCCCACAATATTTTGATTGTTGATGACGATATTAAGCTATGCAAAATGCTAAGCAGGTATTTACGTGACTATTCATACTCAGTGGACGTAATTAACAACCCGCTGATGCTTGAAAAATATCTCAAGTCATCAAAACCGTCAGTAATTATACTTGATATAATGATGCCACATATAAACGGCTTTGATCTTTGTAAAAAGCTGAGAAAAAACTCTGACATACCGGTTATAATGCTTTCAGCGAGAGGCGAAGTAGAAGATAGAATTGCAGGCTTGGAAGCTGGTGCCGATGATTATCTCGCCAAGCCTTTTGAGCCGAGAGAGCTTATCGCCAGAATTTATGCTGTGATTAAACGCTTTGAGCATTCAGAGGACACTGCAAACAATGCCGCTGTTTATCAGTACGGAGAACTTTCTATTGATACTGATAAGTATAAAGCGACTATGGATGGCAGTAACCTTGAGCTTACAAAAACAGAATTTATAATATTATCATTAATGGTGCGCAATCCGTACATTCTCCTGAGCAGAGATAGACTGTATAATGAGCTTACTGGATTTGACTGTGATGCATATAACAGAACAGTCGACATTTCTGTGAGCAGATTGCGAACCAAACTTAACGATGACCCAAAATCACCAAAATATATCAAAACGGTTTGGGGAGAAGGGTATATGTTTATTGCTGATAAATTGGATACTTAA
- the istA gene encoding IS21 family transposase, with the protein MHDILDILRRRKHGDGFKTIAKARKMSRNTIRKYIELAVTLGFESDSEPPLEEIAYGVYRKVYGDGSRPVSECRKVLIPYKEKLEHWLSEERLTMTKIHSLLKRHGVSVSYDTLRRYLHEDLGFFKHNTVRMPETAPGEYAEVDFGRLGLLYDPETDRRRVVHALIVTLPYSRYQYVHLCHSMKFQEVITGLESAWEFFGGVPAKVIVDNMKTAIDKADRYDAQFNRYFYEYACYRGFIIDPARAVAPKDKPKVERNVSYVRDNFFKGETFRSLSHAQEAADAWCRTVSGMRIHGTTKKHPRIVFDMEEQANLLPLEQERYDVPFWGTCKVHPDHHIRIQSALYSVPTVYIGKEVSVRLDSKLVRIYHKEQQIKVHSRMKKGKRSTDTSDYPEEKRGYTMKSCEYHIYKAKEVGFYCGEFMERLLSGDFPWQNLRQAQKLIRDADKYGHGRMEQACQRAVSFDLINVYRVVNIIELSMQNNEVEKSSCKVLKPAKFTRNKNYFYEGGHDDTIK; encoded by the coding sequence ATGCACGACATCCTGGATATTCTACGACGCAGAAAGCATGGCGACGGCTTTAAGACGATCGCCAAGGCTCGCAAGATGTCTAGAAACACCATCAGGAAATACATAGAACTGGCTGTCACTTTGGGTTTCGAAAGTGACAGTGAGCCACCACTGGAGGAGATCGCATACGGTGTCTACCGCAAAGTATACGGAGACGGTTCTCGCCCAGTCAGTGAGTGCCGTAAAGTTCTTATTCCATACAAAGAGAAACTGGAACACTGGCTGAGTGAAGAGCGCCTCACTATGACCAAGATTCATTCTCTTCTTAAGCGTCATGGTGTTTCTGTAAGCTATGACACACTGCGCCGCTACCTTCATGAAGATCTTGGTTTCTTTAAGCACAACACAGTCCGCATGCCTGAAACTGCTCCAGGCGAATACGCAGAGGTTGATTTCGGTCGTCTGGGGCTTTTATATGACCCTGAGACAGACAGAAGGCGTGTGGTCCATGCATTGATAGTGACTTTGCCTTACAGCCGCTATCAGTATGTTCACCTTTGCCATAGCATGAAATTCCAGGAAGTAATCACCGGTCTGGAATCAGCCTGGGAATTCTTCGGCGGTGTTCCTGCGAAAGTGATTGTCGACAACATGAAGACAGCCATAGATAAGGCAGACCGTTATGATGCGCAGTTCAACCGCTACTTTTATGAGTATGCTTGTTACCGTGGATTTATCATAGACCCTGCAAGGGCAGTTGCTCCGAAAGACAAGCCTAAAGTTGAAAGAAATGTATCATATGTCAGAGATAACTTCTTTAAAGGAGAGACATTCAGGAGCCTTTCCCATGCACAGGAAGCAGCAGATGCCTGGTGCAGAACTGTCTCCGGCATGCGTATACATGGCACAACTAAAAAGCATCCCCGCATTGTATTTGATATGGAAGAGCAGGCGAATCTGCTCCCTCTGGAACAGGAGCGTTACGATGTACCTTTCTGGGGAACCTGCAAAGTGCATCCAGACCATCATATCCGTATTCAAAGCGCTCTTTATTCTGTCCCCACTGTATACATAGGCAAAGAGGTTTCTGTAAGGCTGGACAGCAAGCTGGTTCGCATTTACCACAAAGAGCAGCAGATAAAGGTGCATAGTCGTATGAAAAAAGGTAAACGCTCAACAGACACCAGTGACTATCCTGAAGAGAAACGTGGATACACCATGAAGAGCTGTGAATATCATATTTATAAGGCTAAAGAAGTAGGTTTCTACTGCGGAGAATTTATGGAGCGTCTGCTATCCGGTGACTTCCCATGGCAGAATCTAAGGCAGGCTCAGAAACTCATCCGGGATGCTGATAAATATGGTCATGGTCGTATGGAGCAGGCATGTCAGCGGGCAGTAAGCTTCGACCTCATCAATGTGTACAGAGTAGTAAATATAATTGAGCTCTCTATGCAGAATAATGAGGTAGAAAAATCTTCCTGTAAAGTGCTGAAACCCGCTAAATTTACACGCAATAAAAACTATTTCTACGAAGGAGGTCACGATGACACTATCAAATGA
- the istB gene encoding IS21-like element helper ATPase IstB, whose product MTLSNELKQTVKKLRLSGILATLPERMAYAKQQHLTYAEFLELVMQDEVDRRLHNQVDNQMKKAGINPFETLERYDFDAPVQVDREMIKGLFGLNFIEEKDNVMLCGPVGVGKTYLANALAHAAVRRGKKVLMVRAEKLFKRLQQSRADYSYEKALLGFITPDMLIIDDFGLKALNEQQSTDFYEIVVERYGRASTVITSNRDTDEWLELFHDPILANSALDRLVHNAYRVVIEGESYRKIKSRKKLI is encoded by the coding sequence ATGACACTATCAAATGAACTGAAACAGACAGTAAAAAAACTAAGGCTGTCGGGAATACTGGCTACTTTACCGGAACGGATGGCTTATGCCAAACAGCAGCACCTGACATATGCAGAGTTTCTTGAGTTGGTAATGCAGGATGAAGTGGACAGGCGTCTTCATAACCAGGTGGATAATCAAATGAAAAAAGCTGGTATTAACCCCTTTGAGACACTGGAGAGATATGACTTCGACGCTCCGGTGCAGGTAGACAGAGAAATGATCAAAGGACTGTTCGGTCTGAATTTTATTGAGGAAAAAGATAACGTGATGCTGTGCGGACCTGTCGGTGTTGGTAAAACATATCTGGCAAATGCATTGGCCCACGCTGCTGTGCGAAGAGGTAAAAAAGTCCTGATGGTCAGAGCAGAGAAACTTTTTAAAAGACTGCAGCAGTCCAGAGCTGACTACTCCTATGAGAAGGCTCTGCTTGGATTTATTACTCCCGATATGCTTATTATAGATGACTTCGGACTGAAGGCATTGAATGAACAACAGTCTACTGACTTCTATGAGATTGTTGTGGAAAGGTACGGGAGAGCATCTACTGTGATCACAAGCAACAGGGATACGGATGAATGGCTGGAACTATTCCATGACCCGATTCTCGCAAACTCGGCACTCGACAGGTTGGTGCATAATGCATACAGAGTTGTCATTGAGGGTGAGAGCTATAGAAAAATTAAATCCAGAAAAAAGTTGATTTAA
- a CDS encoding efflux RND transporter permease subunit, which yields MRIKRLNAAGKLADYFITSKLTVAFIIACAALGLVAIMFTPREENPQIIVPGAMVQVTLPGASSEEIEELVVRPLESIVQQISGVDHTYSISNNSVGILSIEFEVGQDKERSLVKLYDRILGQRDKLPPQASLPIIRSIDVDDVPILTFTLASEKYSDYALKRLADRMMDGIRSLPDVSDIYVKGGADRTIRIEIEPEKLQSYGTTLDQVKAIIMAGNVSAPLGTVVQHGENQDVFMDGFIVAAEDFEHLIVGNYGGRPIYLGDIGTVVDGPPTDRVKLTRFAFGSGDERFDKFTQPEVPAVTLAVAKKAGTNAVFVADDVIDRINTMRDKFVPNDVDIIITRNDGKKADAAVNLLIEHLSIAVFAVFLITIIFLGLKEALIVGMTIPLILGLTIGGDFLFGPTINRITLYALIIALGMLVDAAIVVIENIHRRYQKLEGNDPKTVAILATNEIGNPTNLATVAVMIVFISMALLTGMPEQYFFPIMFNVPLAMATSLIVAYIVVPWGVYKWIKPHPEQNGHKDKKKSKFNIQIAFKKSLVFLLDRPKSYKWVILVVVASISLSVFQPLWQFIRPAGIEGPQAWFGVEMAMLPKDNKNTFNITIDMAETTPVEITDKLAREIGTLLRGVPEVINYQTWIGSAGVKDFNGLLRGSALKAGPHIAEIRVNLTDKSKRSRSSIKLVRELRPEILRIADNYPGTTVQLVEDPPGPPLRSTVRAEIYGPDTKQLRILSEKVRHEFENTYDIAEVTDTEQEDIYQYRLIPDREKAMLSGLTTAEIALAIRRLIDGENIGMAHIAGEKKPIPIQLKIPRRYQINPELLSRVLLTNKAGKQIPLSELVKIEAASVDRPIYHKDNERVTFVGGEMSSKAPVYAVLALDKKLKNITLPDASKLTTGNLGLIEDTPNNINGYRLLWGGEMRMTLDIYRELFSALSLSLLIIYFILVAYYKSFSLPLIAMFSIPLGVAGVFPGHLIMQQQFTAASIIGLLALASVVIRNSLLIIDFALQNIKSGMSIRDSVVESVEMRTRPIILTALAVVFGVAVMLTDPVFGGLAISLIFGTIVSTFMTLIVIPLMLYIKLTYKEQTLGANK from the coding sequence ATGAGGATTAAACGTCTCAATGCAGCTGGTAAACTGGCTGATTATTTCATAACGTCAAAGCTGACAGTCGCATTCATAATAGCTTGTGCAGCACTGGGGCTGGTCGCAATAATGTTTACCCCCAGAGAGGAAAACCCGCAGATAATAGTTCCGGGTGCTATGGTACAGGTAACACTTCCTGGAGCTTCTTCAGAAGAGATAGAGGAACTTGTTGTAAGACCACTGGAAAGCATAGTTCAGCAGATATCCGGTGTAGACCATACTTACTCAATATCAAACAACTCAGTCGGCATTCTCAGTATAGAATTCGAGGTAGGGCAGGATAAGGAACGTTCACTGGTTAAGCTATACGACAGAATTCTTGGTCAAAGGGATAAACTTCCACCGCAGGCGAGCCTACCTATCATACGCAGTATTGATGTTGACGATGTACCCATACTTACCTTTACCCTAGCATCAGAAAAATATAGCGATTACGCATTGAAGCGGCTTGCTGACCGCATGATGGACGGCATAAGAAGTCTGCCGGATGTGTCCGATATATATGTGAAAGGCGGTGCAGACAGAACCATACGTATTGAAATCGAACCTGAAAAACTGCAGTCATACGGAACGACTCTGGACCAGGTCAAGGCCATTATAATGGCCGGCAATGTATCCGCCCCGCTCGGCACAGTTGTTCAGCACGGTGAGAATCAGGACGTATTCATGGACGGCTTTATAGTTGCCGCCGAGGATTTTGAGCACCTTATAGTTGGCAACTACGGAGGCAGACCAATTTATTTAGGAGATATCGGCACTGTGGTAGACGGCCCTCCGACAGACAGGGTTAAATTGACCCGCTTTGCTTTCGGCTCAGGAGACGAACGTTTTGATAAATTTACTCAGCCGGAAGTGCCTGCGGTAACTCTTGCTGTTGCAAAAAAAGCAGGAACTAATGCTGTATTCGTTGCTGACGACGTCATAGACAGAATTAACACGATGAGAGACAAATTTGTGCCGAATGATGTGGATATAATAATTACGCGCAATGATGGTAAAAAGGCAGATGCGGCTGTTAACCTTTTAATAGAGCATTTGAGTATAGCCGTTTTCGCGGTTTTTCTAATTACAATAATATTTTTAGGGCTTAAGGAAGCTCTGATAGTTGGTATGACGATACCGCTTATTCTGGGGCTCACAATCGGAGGCGACTTTCTCTTTGGTCCCACTATAAACAGAATCACACTTTATGCACTGATAATAGCTTTGGGAATGCTTGTCGATGCAGCTATAGTCGTTATCGAAAATATACACAGACGCTATCAGAAACTGGAAGGTAATGACCCTAAAACAGTAGCTATTTTAGCGACAAATGAGATAGGCAACCCTACCAACCTTGCCACGGTTGCAGTGATGATAGTTTTTATCTCTATGGCTCTCCTTACTGGTATGCCTGAGCAATACTTCTTCCCTATTATGTTTAATGTGCCTCTGGCAATGGCAACATCTCTCATTGTTGCCTATATAGTTGTTCCCTGGGGAGTTTATAAGTGGATAAAGCCTCATCCGGAACAAAATGGGCATAAAGACAAAAAGAAGAGTAAATTCAACATTCAGATTGCCTTTAAAAAGAGTCTTGTTTTTCTGCTGGACAGACCGAAATCATATAAATGGGTGATTCTGGTTGTAGTTGCATCTATAAGCCTGTCTGTGTTTCAGCCATTATGGCAGTTTATCCGTCCGGCAGGTATAGAAGGACCGCAGGCTTGGTTTGGTGTTGAAATGGCTATGTTGCCTAAAGACAATAAAAATACATTTAATATCACAATAGATATGGCTGAAACAACTCCGGTTGAAATTACTGATAAGCTTGCCAGAGAAATAGGAACATTACTCAGAGGAGTTCCTGAAGTGATAAATTATCAGACATGGATAGGCAGTGCAGGTGTAAAAGACTTCAATGGTCTGCTCAGAGGCTCTGCTTTAAAAGCTGGTCCGCATATTGCCGAGATAAGAGTCAATCTGACTGACAAAAGTAAACGCAGCAGAAGCTCTATAAAGCTTGTCAGAGAGCTCAGACCCGAAATCCTCCGGATTGCGGACAATTATCCCGGAACAACTGTTCAGCTTGTAGAAGACCCTCCGGGGCCCCCTCTAAGATCTACTGTGCGGGCAGAAATCTACGGTCCTGATACCAAACAGCTCAGAATCCTTTCTGAAAAAGTACGCCATGAGTTCGAAAATACATATGATATAGCAGAAGTCACTGACACCGAACAGGAAGACATCTACCAGTATCGTCTGATACCTGACAGAGAAAAAGCCATGCTTTCCGGGCTAACAACCGCAGAGATAGCTCTGGCGATAAGAAGACTGATAGACGGTGAAAACATTGGAATGGCGCATATAGCCGGAGAGAAAAAACCTATCCCTATTCAGCTTAAAATACCGCGTAGATACCAGATAAACCCTGAGCTTTTGTCAAGGGTTCTGCTGACAAACAAGGCAGGAAAACAGATCCCTCTTTCAGAGCTGGTAAAGATAGAGGCTGCTTCAGTTGATCGCCCGATATATCATAAAGATAATGAAAGGGTTACCTTTGTTGGCGGAGAGATGAGTTCTAAGGCTCCTGTTTATGCTGTTCTTGCTTTGGATAAAAAACTGAAAAACATAACTCTACCTGATGCAAGCAAATTAACTACAGGAAATCTTGGGTTGATAGAGGATACCCCTAATAACATTAATGGGTACCGTCTGCTATGGGGTGGAGAAATGAGAATGACTCTGGATATATACAGGGAACTGTTCTCTGCCTTATCTCTGTCCCTTCTTATAATATATTTTATACTGGTGGCATATTACAAATCTTTTAGTCTGCCTCTGATTGCAATGTTTTCAATCCCTCTTGGTGTTGCAGGTGTATTTCCTGGGCATCTTATTATGCAACAGCAATTTACGGCGGCATCTATCATAGGTCTACTTGCTCTTGCCAGCGTCGTTATCAGGAACTCTCTTCTAATAATCGATTTTGCTCTTCAGAATATTAAAAGTGGTATGAGTATCAGAGACTCAGTTGTCGAATCTGTTGAGATGAGGACAAGACCTATTATACTTACCGCTTTGGCAGTAGTGTTTGGCGTTGCGGTTATGCTTACTGATCCTGTTTTCGGGGGGCTTGCTATATCTCTGATATTCGGAACGATAGTTTCTACATTTATGACACTTATAGTTATTCCTTTGATGCTGTACATAAAGCTTACTTATAAAGAACAAACATTGGGAGCAAACAAATGA
- a CDS encoding sensor histidine kinase has protein sequence MELIELVIDDEIIFYGSSLLIESLITNLLSNAVKYSSNSEKHVLMMAEAKDGILNITIRDHGAGISGEDIPYIFEPFYRSDSARTRNTGFGLGLSICKKIVDIHNGEISVSSTEGAGTEIKIYFKLN, from the coding sequence GTGGAGTTAATCGAGCTAGTAATCGATGACGAAATCATTTTTTACGGTAGCAGCCTTTTGATAGAGAGTCTGATTACTAACCTTTTAAGCAATGCGGTAAAATACTCATCCAATTCTGAAAAACATGTACTTATGATGGCTGAAGCAAAAGATGGAATTTTAAATATTACCATAAGAGACCATGGTGCAGGAATATCTGGCGAGGATATACCATACATATTTGAGCCTTTTTACAGGTCTGATTCAGCTAGAACAAGAAACACAGGTTTTGGACTTGGCTTAAGCATCTGCAAAAAAATTGTTGATATTCATAATGGAGAAATATCAGTCTCCAGCACAGAAGGTGCTGGAACTGAGATAAAAATATATTTCAAACTCAATTAA
- a CDS encoding TolC family protein, whose product MKNIINIQIILLIIIFTFSVAWEAKSETLDDAWQRALKANRGLKSVKIQSEAAESILNVVKSSRIPRFDANAGYTMLDKEQALAANLFGQKAEVPMMPNDSFSYGFTASVPLFTGGQIKESINAANAMLDASKTQITIYEQNLKMEVAKAYVSVLRAQRMLNQAKSHVNNLEAHAYDVEGLFEQGMVIVSDKLSAQVALADARQRELLAENAVDITKAAYNKLLMQSLDNEVVLDEIDCDCEIAGKPLEELTESALNTRKELKAIDESIKTAMAQSKAVGGGKLPQIGLAGGYAYQENDYQTEEGKWFIGVQANINLFDGGGIRHKSIALKQKAFAIKEQRLDTVSLIALQVRQAWLNVNETMKRVKVTEEAIEMSEENLKVTRDRYKNGFCSHTEVLDAETLRINSQTSAANAFYDYVLASLTLLYTLGTL is encoded by the coding sequence ATGAAGAATATAATCAATATTCAAATAATTTTATTAATAATTATTTTTACATTTTCGGTAGCTTGGGAAGCAAAATCTGAAACACTAGATGATGCATGGCAAAGAGCCTTAAAAGCTAACCGAGGTTTAAAGTCTGTTAAAATACAATCAGAAGCTGCAGAAAGCATACTTAATGTAGTAAAATCGTCAAGAATTCCCAGATTTGATGCAAATGCAGGGTACACAATGCTTGATAAAGAACAGGCACTTGCGGCAAACCTTTTTGGTCAGAAAGCGGAGGTGCCCATGATGCCTAATGACAGCTTCTCGTATGGTTTTACAGCTAGTGTCCCTCTGTTTACCGGCGGGCAGATAAAAGAGAGTATTAATGCTGCAAATGCAATGCTGGATGCATCCAAAACACAGATAACCATATATGAGCAAAATTTAAAGATGGAAGTCGCCAAAGCCTATGTTTCGGTTCTGAGAGCACAAAGGATGTTGAATCAGGCAAAAAGCCACGTTAATAATCTTGAAGCGCACGCTTATGATGTAGAGGGGCTTTTCGAGCAGGGAATGGTCATTGTGAGCGATAAACTGTCAGCTCAGGTTGCCTTAGCCGATGCACGTCAGCGTGAATTACTGGCAGAAAATGCTGTTGATATTACAAAAGCAGCTTATAACAAGCTTCTTATGCAGAGTCTCGACAATGAAGTAGTTTTAGATGAGATTGACTGCGACTGTGAGATTGCCGGTAAACCGCTTGAGGAACTTACCGAATCTGCGCTTAATACCCGCAAAGAACTCAAAGCTATCGATGAAAGTATTAAGACAGCTATGGCTCAATCAAAAGCAGTTGGTGGGGGCAAGCTGCCGCAAATAGGTCTGGCAGGCGGTTATGCTTATCAGGAAAATGATTATCAAACTGAAGAAGGCAAGTGGTTTATAGGAGTTCAGGCAAATATAAACCTATTCGATGGCGGAGGTATCAGACATAAGTCGATAGCGCTCAAACAAAAGGCCTTTGCCATAAAAGAACAGCGCCTTGATACGGTATCACTGATAGCACTTCAGGTACGCCAGGCATGGCTAAACGTTAATGAAACAATGAAAAGAGTTAAAGTGACAGAAGAAGCTATTGAAATGTCAGAAGAGAACCTGAAAGTCACACGAGACCGCTATAAAAACGGTTTTTGCTCTCATACTGAAGTACTGGATGCTGAAACTCTGCGGATAAACAGTCAGACCAGTGCTGCAAATGCGTTTTATGATTATGTATTAGCATCTCTAACTCTTCTTTATACACTAGGCACTCTTTAG
- a CDS encoding ISL3 family transposase: MIDLLQLKGVNPIGQRIEDDILLILAESNVSEPESCSGCGSKPVYKHGKRTHVYADTPMHGMPVKVEIERQRYRCQSCGTVIVPNIPSLDEKRVVTKRLIEFVQARCFNNTFTLLANETGLAVNTIKAIALDYTEDLETSVYRETPRLLGLDEVMISGGYRAVMVNLEMNTLFDIHDNRKLASMRQYFEKLKDKDNIEWVCADMWEPYKVLISEQIPQAKLVIDRFHVVRMASNAMEQIRKKLQSELSHSERLKVKKNIRWSLLKGSKSKSEYDHEVVEYIRENYPELALAYDLKETFFNIYEFPDRASGEAAYKEWKDAIPLKFSPEFNTVIKIVDSHYEDIFNYFDCPITNGYTEAMNGVMKAANRMGRGYSYEVIRAKLLFSKIARQSGSVIVQPYSDRPSHLKEASPKEKSFRDYGASILTLDTMSERGELD, encoded by the coding sequence ATGATTGATTTACTACAGTTAAAAGGTGTTAACCCCATAGGGCAGCGGATAGAAGATGATATTCTCCTTATACTTGCGGAGTCTAATGTTTCGGAGCCGGAGTCCTGTTCCGGATGCGGTTCAAAACCTGTATATAAACACGGTAAACGTACACATGTTTATGCTGACACCCCTATGCATGGGATGCCTGTAAAAGTAGAGATAGAACGGCAGAGATACCGCTGTCAATCATGCGGAACCGTTATTGTACCCAATATACCATCTCTTGATGAAAAGCGAGTTGTAACAAAGCGGTTAATAGAATTCGTTCAGGCAAGGTGCTTTAACAACACCTTTACATTACTAGCAAACGAAACCGGACTTGCAGTGAATACCATTAAAGCAATCGCCTTAGATTATACAGAAGATCTGGAAACTTCTGTATACAGGGAAACCCCAAGGCTGCTTGGTCTTGATGAAGTAATGATTTCGGGCGGTTACAGAGCTGTAATGGTTAACCTTGAGATGAATACTCTTTTCGATATCCATGACAACAGGAAGCTGGCAAGTATGCGTCAGTATTTTGAGAAGCTGAAGGATAAAGACAATATTGAATGGGTTTGTGCGGATATGTGGGAACCATACAAGGTTCTCATTTCAGAGCAGATTCCACAAGCAAAGCTTGTAATTGACAGATTTCATGTTGTAAGAATGGCTTCAAACGCTATGGAGCAAATCAGAAAAAAGCTTCAGAGCGAACTATCTCATTCAGAGCGGCTTAAGGTCAAAAAGAACATTCGCTGGTCACTGCTTAAAGGCAGTAAAAGCAAATCGGAATATGACCATGAGGTTGTTGAATATATCAGAGAAAATTATCCGGAACTGGCTTTAGCTTATGATCTGAAGGAAACTTTTTTCAATATATATGAGTTCCCAGACAGAGCTTCCGGAGAGGCGGCATATAAAGAATGGAAAGATGCTATACCGCTGAAATTCAGCCCAGAGTTTAATACTGTCATCAAAATAGTGGATAGCCACTATGAGGACATTTTTAACTATTTTGACTGCCCTATTACGAATGGCTACACAGAAGCCATGAACGGAGTTATGAAGGCGGCAAACCGCATGGGCAGAGGTTACAGTTATGAGGTTATTCGGGCGAAGCTGTTATTCTCTAAAATAGCCAGACAGTCAGGTAGTGTGATTGTTCAGCCATACAGCGACAGACCATCACATCTTAAAGAAGCATCTCCAAAAGAAAAATCTTTCAGGGACTATGGTGCGTCTATCCTAACTCTGGATACGATGTCAGAACGTGGGGAATTGGATTGA